Proteins from a single region of Candidatus Eremiobacteraceae bacterium:
- a CDS encoding ABC transporter ATP-binding protein yields MVYKRLLNYARPHAWRIALGLACTALGSAATIAYFKVAESIVSSVQGKSLNLLFETLLAFAILNLIKNAATYAGSYTIAATGQQIVARIRSELFRRIEYLPLNVFDRWRGGELLSRFSNDVNIMVQGVMSSPQFIGAILTLVGSVVAMAVVNWRLLLVLMAVAPFVSYAVSRFSVMLRGVTGTSLARVADVNAVFVESIDSMRVIKAFGREEHEFGRFTDRNDAYLGASLKMTQIALTQTPVVDVIVSLGLAILAGYSFYEVVIGRLSIQEWAAFFTLAMVSGNPVSQISNYVGDLNKAYIGAKRAFEILDLPVEASDAPGATPLKDVHGAVEFSDVRFSYDGVNDVLKGVTASIAPGDIVALVGPSGSGKTTIVNLIPRFYSPTHGAVSVDGRDIRTATLDTLRGAIAIVPQDPQLFSGTIADNVRYGRLDATAEEVRDAAAQANADEFVSKFPNGYQTLVGARGIRLSGGERQRIAIARAILRKPRILILDEATSSLDAQSEALINDALDRLLVGRTTFIIAHRLSTIRRATLILVIDEGRVVERGTHAELIAREGLYARLYRTQQLEPAETTT; encoded by the coding sequence ATGGTCTATAAGCGACTGCTGAATTATGCGCGGCCGCACGCGTGGCGGATCGCGCTCGGCCTTGCGTGTACGGCCCTCGGCTCGGCGGCCACGATCGCCTATTTCAAAGTCGCCGAATCGATCGTCTCGTCGGTCCAGGGCAAAAGCCTCAATCTGCTCTTTGAGACGCTGCTCGCCTTTGCCATCCTTAACCTGATCAAGAACGCCGCGACGTACGCAGGCTCATATACTATCGCCGCGACGGGACAGCAAATCGTCGCGCGCATCCGTTCCGAACTGTTCCGGCGCATCGAATACCTTCCGCTGAACGTCTTCGATCGCTGGCGCGGCGGCGAGCTTCTCTCCCGGTTCTCCAACGACGTGAACATCATGGTTCAAGGCGTCATGTCGTCGCCGCAGTTCATCGGCGCCATCTTGACGCTCGTGGGTTCGGTCGTAGCCATGGCGGTCGTGAATTGGCGGCTGCTGCTCGTGCTGATGGCGGTGGCGCCGTTCGTGTCCTATGCGGTTTCGCGATTCTCGGTCATGCTGCGCGGCGTGACCGGAACGTCTCTTGCACGAGTGGCCGACGTCAACGCGGTCTTCGTGGAGTCGATCGACTCGATGCGCGTCATCAAAGCGTTCGGCCGCGAGGAGCATGAGTTCGGACGATTCACGGACCGCAATGATGCATATCTCGGCGCTTCGTTGAAGATGACGCAGATCGCGCTGACACAGACGCCGGTCGTAGACGTCATCGTCAGCCTGGGCCTTGCCATTCTCGCCGGCTACTCATTCTACGAAGTGGTCATCGGGCGGCTCTCGATCCAGGAATGGGCGGCGTTCTTCACGCTTGCGATGGTCTCGGGAAATCCGGTCAGCCAGATCTCGAACTACGTCGGCGACTTGAACAAAGCGTATATCGGCGCCAAACGCGCCTTTGAAATCCTCGATTTGCCGGTCGAAGCGAGCGACGCGCCGGGCGCAACGCCGCTAAAGGACGTCCATGGGGCGGTGGAATTCAGCGACGTCCGGTTCTCGTACGACGGCGTCAACGACGTGCTCAAAGGCGTGACCGCCTCGATTGCGCCCGGCGACATCGTCGCGCTGGTCGGGCCGTCCGGATCGGGGAAGACGACGATCGTCAACTTGATACCGCGCTTTTATAGCCCGACTCACGGCGCGGTGTCGGTTGATGGCCGCGACATCCGAACGGCCACGCTCGACACCTTGCGTGGGGCGATCGCCATCGTGCCGCAGGATCCGCAGCTGTTCTCGGGGACGATCGCAGACAACGTGCGTTACGGGCGGCTCGATGCAACAGCAGAAGAAGTGCGGGATGCGGCGGCACAGGCGAACGCCGACGAGTTCGTCTCGAAGTTCCCGAACGGTTATCAGACCCTGGTCGGGGCGCGCGGCATTCGCCTTTCAGGCGGGGAACGTCAGCGGATCGCTATCGCGCGCGCGATCTTACGCAAGCCGCGCATCCTCATCCTCGACGAAGCGACGTCGTCCCTCGATGCCCAATCCGAAGCCCTCATCAACGACGCGCTCGACCGCCTGCTCGTCGGACGCACGACCTTCATCATCGCGCACCGCCTCTCGACGATCCGGCGCGCGACGTTGATCCTCGTCATCGATGAGGGACGGGTCGTCGAACGTGGCACGCACGCGGAGCTCATCGCACGCGAGGGCCTCTACGCGCGGCTGTATCGGACGCAACAGCTGGAGCCGGCGGAGACGACGACCTAG
- a CDS encoding sulfotransferase: MIGAIRNVLVKHFVDSNRDPRRTLLITSAGRGGSTWLAELLNYRNDFRYMFEPFYAGEVPAAAAFANWQYLRPNEDSPAHLRYADEVLTGRLRHDRVDMYNRRLFCSRRLVKEVRANLMIGWLAKNFPGMKIIYLLRHPLATVRSRLAHTPAMDLQAEFVSQEKLVFDHLAPHLDRIAQARTDFERHVIAWCIEYLVAERQIATCEHRTVYYESLSANPDGEAGRLMDYADIPFDRERLARAVRRPSATALDRAGAIAKGDDLVDTWRSAFTAEQLRWALETIDAFGLSYLYGGELMPLRRA; the protein is encoded by the coding sequence GTGATCGGCGCGATCCGCAACGTGCTCGTCAAGCATTTCGTCGACTCCAACCGCGATCCAAGACGGACGCTTCTGATCACGAGCGCCGGGCGCGGCGGCTCGACGTGGCTGGCCGAGCTGCTGAACTACCGCAACGATTTCCGCTATATGTTCGAGCCGTTCTATGCGGGTGAGGTACCCGCTGCGGCTGCATTCGCGAATTGGCAGTACCTTCGGCCAAACGAGGACTCACCGGCGCACCTCCGCTACGCCGACGAAGTCCTGACGGGCCGCTTGCGCCACGATCGCGTGGACATGTACAACCGGCGGCTATTCTGTTCGCGCCGGCTCGTCAAAGAAGTGCGCGCGAATCTCATGATCGGCTGGCTTGCAAAGAATTTCCCGGGCATGAAGATCATCTATCTGCTGCGCCACCCGCTGGCGACGGTCCGGTCGCGCCTCGCGCACACGCCGGCGATGGATCTCCAAGCAGAATTCGTGAGCCAAGAGAAGCTCGTCTTCGATCATCTCGCACCCCATCTTGACCGCATCGCTCAAGCGCGAACGGATTTCGAGAGGCACGTCATAGCCTGGTGCATCGAATATCTCGTCGCGGAGCGGCAGATCGCGACGTGCGAACATCGCACCGTGTACTACGAATCGCTTTCCGCAAATCCGGATGGGGAAGCGGGCCGGCTGATGGACTATGCGGACATACCTTTTGATCGCGAGCGCCTCGCGCGGGCTGTGCGCCGCCCGTCGGCGACCGCGCTCGACCGTGCCGGCGCTATCGCAAAGGGCGATGACCTCGTGGACACGTGGCGCTCTGCGTTCACCGCCGAACAACTGCGTTGGGCGCTCGAGACGATCGACGCCTTCGGCCTGTCCTACTTATACGGCGGCGAACTCATGCCGCTGCGGCGTGCCTAG
- a CDS encoding FAD-binding domain-containing protein produces MTVNLYWFRRDLRLRDNPALSAARAAATTTYGVFASADFGSLNARQRAFACGCLKKMRADLAKRDASLTLCDGAAGEAIASAAIRLGANAVYCARGYSSLERAQEAEVAAALAKAGLALHTGRADCVHEPEAVAEKKQAPGAGYLVFPAFYDVWRGMPADLPGPESPPNGRDDEEGPLPDFGGAFGVAGPGEAWAADRLTHFITASAGDYRTNAEYPGRGGTSRLAASLRFGCISPRQIYGALAEKMSRSWTLVEERHSMQTVMRRLAMRDFYIQLSYFDPSLHDTEQQPKMRGFAAAVPAETLQRFASGNTGYPLVDAAMRQLHAEGHVHQRAAICAASFWCIDLGGDWRAGRDLWMDQLLEADDAQCDGNWQRIAGSGSDQASYPRIYNPVKQARFFDAQAVYIRRYVPELAKLPTSAALAPWNVDRSHQIELGFFTPDHYAQPIVDHATAARAFLARYKAHRGA; encoded by the coding sequence GTGACCGTCAATCTATATTGGTTTCGTCGCGATCTGCGTCTGCGCGACAACCCCGCGCTTAGCGCCGCGCGCGCCGCGGCAACCACGACCTACGGCGTGTTCGCCTCGGCGGACTTCGGTTCGTTGAACGCCCGTCAGCGTGCCTTTGCGTGCGGCTGCCTCAAGAAGATGCGGGCGGATCTCGCAAAGCGCGATGCTTCGCTGACGCTTTGCGACGGAGCGGCCGGCGAAGCGATCGCGAGCGCCGCAATCCGCCTTGGAGCGAATGCCGTCTACTGCGCCCGCGGATACAGCAGTCTCGAGCGAGCACAAGAAGCTGAAGTCGCAGCCGCGCTTGCTAAGGCCGGCCTTGCACTGCATACCGGACGCGCCGACTGCGTACACGAACCCGAAGCCGTGGCCGAGAAGAAACAGGCGCCCGGCGCCGGGTATCTCGTGTTTCCGGCGTTCTACGATGTGTGGCGCGGCATGCCGGCGGATCTGCCGGGGCCCGAGTCGCCCCCGAACGGACGGGACGACGAAGAAGGGCCGCTGCCCGATTTTGGCGGCGCGTTCGGCGTGGCCGGTCCGGGTGAGGCCTGGGCCGCCGATCGTCTCACGCATTTCATCACCGCATCGGCCGGCGACTATCGGACCAACGCGGAATACCCAGGACGCGGCGGCACCTCTCGCCTTGCCGCATCGCTTCGTTTTGGCTGCATAAGTCCGCGCCAGATCTATGGCGCGCTCGCAGAGAAGATGTCGCGATCGTGGACGCTCGTGGAAGAGCGTCACTCGATGCAGACCGTGATGCGTCGTCTGGCGATGCGCGACTTTTACATTCAGCTCAGTTATTTCGACCCGTCGCTTCACGACACCGAGCAACAGCCGAAGATGCGCGGCTTCGCGGCCGCGGTGCCGGCGGAGACGCTGCAGCGCTTTGCCTCCGGAAATACCGGCTATCCGCTCGTCGACGCTGCGATGCGCCAACTGCATGCAGAAGGGCACGTGCACCAGCGCGCCGCGATTTGCGCAGCGTCGTTCTGGTGCATCGATCTCGGCGGCGACTGGCGTGCGGGCCGCGATCTTTGGATGGACCAACTGCTCGAAGCCGACGACGCGCAGTGCGACGGCAATTGGCAGCGCATCGCCGGTAGCGGCTCGGATCAGGCCTCCTATCCGCGGATCTATAATCCGGTGAAACAGGCGCGTTTCTTCGATGCGCAGGCGGTCTACATCCGCCGCTACGTTCCTGAGCTTGCAAAATTGCCGACATCAGCGGCGCTCGCACCGTGGAACGTCGATCGCAGCCACCAGATCGAGCTGGGATTCTTCACGCCCGACCACTATGCGCAGCCGATCGTCGATCACGCGACGGCCGCGCGTGCGTTCCTCGCGCGCTACAAAGCGCACCGCGGAGCATAA
- a CDS encoding class I SAM-dependent methyltransferase, translated as MDTSDRTVIDRFNAAAERRFSDFVATDVGLRHETRKPFCCTVCAPQLVYKLGLMLYAMDLRPGVRVLDFGTGAGWLARIINQLGMGAAGIDVAESAVEFARAAATASPQLNTDVPLEYATYDGYRFPFADASFDRVACFDAFHHIPNKQAIFAEFSRVLADGGRATFVEPGGHHHESDQAKSESKSHGVLEDSVSLDDMIALAEGAGLGGVEIAPYPPGDRLRFSEEQYRDFMRGDDAAYKLGAIRRDLRYAFIVTFTKGAPRAARRKRFWFF; from the coding sequence ATGGACACGAGTGACCGCACGGTGATCGACCGTTTCAACGCCGCAGCGGAACGGCGCTTCAGCGACTTCGTCGCCACCGACGTCGGCTTGCGGCACGAGACGCGCAAGCCGTTCTGCTGCACCGTGTGCGCCCCTCAACTCGTGTACAAACTCGGCTTGATGCTCTATGCCATGGATCTCCGCCCGGGCGTCAGAGTGCTCGATTTCGGCACCGGCGCCGGCTGGCTCGCGCGCATCATCAACCAACTGGGCATGGGAGCCGCCGGCATTGACGTAGCCGAGTCTGCCGTCGAATTCGCGCGCGCCGCGGCGACCGCATCGCCGCAATTGAATACGGACGTGCCGCTAGAATATGCGACGTACGACGGCTATCGATTCCCGTTCGCCGACGCATCGTTTGATCGAGTCGCGTGTTTCGATGCATTCCATCACATCCCGAACAAGCAGGCGATCTTCGCCGAGTTCTCGCGCGTCCTCGCTGACGGCGGGCGCGCGACATTCGTCGAGCCCGGCGGCCACCATCATGAATCCGATCAAGCAAAGTCGGAGTCGAAGTCTCATGGCGTGCTCGAGGACTCCGTCTCGCTCGACGATATGATCGCTCTTGCAGAAGGCGCGGGACTCGGCGGCGTGGAGATCGCGCCGTATCCTCCCGGCGACCGGCTGCGCTTCAGCGAAGAACAATACCGCGACTTCATGCGCGGTGACGACGCGGCATATAAGCTCGGCGCGATCCGGCGCGATCTGCGCTATGCCTTCATCGTGACGTTCACGAAGGGCGCCCCGCGCGCCGCGCGGCGCAAGCGCTTCTGGTTTTTCTGA
- a CDS encoding MFS transporter, translated as MRQGRRVHPAALSAYWFALEAHWAALLGAAAQGQIARFADPSFVGHAASILFGCGAALSIISQYVAGRASDRLRRRMPFMIAGTVCDVAALFCFALAPSFLSVVVAFCAVQISLNIAGGPYQALIPDRVAPEHQGRASAFMGLFRLAGNAGGLLLARAFVRQPGPTVSVATFEHGLLLLAAAVSGLLVIGLVITLAAAGEVAPGSGDRVAATDVAAVEEPWLYRRSFVILTVSRSLVNLGLYSILPYFAFYLRNAIRVATYLPTSVDLLLVMTGCSLIGTLPAGIASDRFSKKSLMFGALGALAVGALGLTLATSVPFVTAVAIPIGIGWGAYYSVDWALACNLLPRARAGALMALWNIGASGPQVLAPLIGGYIVDSRALAQLGPGEGYRVLFALVCAYVILGAVALSFVREPLRDAEGMMSRAR; from the coding sequence GTGAGGCAAGGGCGGCGCGTTCACCCGGCCGCTCTCTCTGCATATTGGTTCGCATTGGAAGCGCACTGGGCGGCGCTGCTCGGCGCGGCGGCACAAGGCCAGATCGCCCGATTCGCCGATCCCTCATTCGTGGGCCACGCGGCGTCCATCTTGTTCGGATGCGGCGCGGCGCTTTCCATCATCTCGCAGTACGTCGCGGGTCGTGCGTCGGACCGGCTGCGCAGGCGCATGCCGTTCATGATCGCCGGGACCGTGTGCGATGTCGCGGCGCTGTTCTGCTTTGCTCTCGCGCCGTCGTTTCTCTCGGTCGTCGTCGCGTTCTGCGCGGTCCAGATCTCGCTCAACATCGCCGGCGGCCCATATCAGGCGCTGATACCGGATCGTGTCGCACCGGAGCATCAAGGCCGCGCATCGGCGTTCATGGGCCTCTTCCGGCTCGCTGGTAACGCAGGCGGGTTGCTGCTCGCGAGAGCGTTCGTCCGTCAGCCCGGCCCCACCGTCAGCGTCGCGACCTTCGAGCACGGGCTCCTCTTGCTCGCAGCGGCGGTTTCGGGTCTGCTCGTGATCGGCCTTGTGATCACACTCGCCGCCGCCGGAGAGGTCGCGCCTGGATCGGGCGATCGCGTAGCGGCGACGGATGTGGCGGCCGTCGAAGAGCCATGGCTGTATCGGCGATCGTTTGTGATCCTGACCGTTTCGCGCTCGCTCGTCAACCTCGGCCTGTACTCGATACTTCCGTACTTCGCGTTCTATCTCAGAAATGCGATCCGGGTCGCGACCTATCTTCCGACCAGCGTCGACCTCTTGCTCGTCATGACCGGATGTTCGCTCATCGGCACGCTTCCCGCCGGCATTGCGAGCGATCGCTTCTCGAAGAAATCGCTGATGTTCGGAGCGTTGGGCGCGCTCGCGGTCGGTGCGCTCGGACTGACGCTTGCGACAAGCGTGCCCTTCGTGACCGCCGTCGCGATCCCGATCGGTATCGGGTGGGGCGCGTACTACTCGGTCGACTGGGCGCTCGCGTGCAATCTCTTGCCGCGCGCTCGCGCCGGTGCGCTCATGGCTTTATGGAACATCGGGGCATCGGGCCCGCAGGTCCTCGCGCCGCTCATCGGCGGCTACATCGTCGACTCGCGCGCGCTGGCGCAGCTCGGACCCGGTGAAGGATATCGCGTGCTGTTCGCATTGGTCTGCGCGTACGTGATTCTCGGCGCGGTCGCGCTTTCGTTCGTGCGGGAGCCCCTGCGTGACGCGGAAGGAATGATGTCGCGGGCCCGATAA
- a CDS encoding cytochrome c, whose product MKRIAGLLAVMVASAVAVAACGSNSNSNSSSGGSSTDTSAPTTAAATAASGGSSAAASLPIPLAKLPSMKVAAGDVANGSKLFAANCESCHGAGGKNGQVGPTLAGTGLKAGQVAFMVRNPAAVDKDSAMPKLGGITDKDLADISAYVASLKK is encoded by the coding sequence GTGAAAAGGATTGCAGGTCTGCTGGCCGTGATGGTAGCTTCGGCAGTCGCCGTTGCCGCCTGTGGAAGCAACTCGAATTCAAATTCTAGCTCGGGCGGCTCGAGCACCGATACGTCGGCTCCGACGACGGCGGCAGCGACAGCGGCGAGCGGCGGATCCTCGGCGGCGGCCAGTCTGCCGATTCCGCTTGCGAAGCTGCCCTCGATGAAAGTAGCGGCTGGGGATGTCGCAAACGGCTCCAAGCTATTCGCGGCCAATTGCGAGAGCTGCCACGGCGCCGGCGGGAAGAACGGACAGGTAGGGCCGACTCTCGCGGGCACGGGGCTCAAGGCAGGTCAGGTAGCATTCATGGTCCGCAACCCCGCCGCGGTCGACAAGGATTCGGCGATGCCGAAATTAGGCGGCATAACCGATAAGGATCTCGCGGACATCTCCGCATACGTCGCGTCGCTCAAGAAGTAA
- a CDS encoding glycosyltransferase family 1 protein: protein MIGSKLRVAVDAWNLPHDRRGIGRYVRAIVDSWQRNAADRVTPTLIIPEWPAWLHAAPYRAQLPSGRLPIAHRNAARPGRFDVAWFPWNGMSWTTDLVSVATLHDASLFELPPSDAAAAKRERAPFLLAAERARRVITDSEYSKAELERHIRLPAANIDVVHLGVDPHLTAKPALFDGVRRYLLFVGEPEPRKGLDLFLAAAKQLPDSSQDGLAIVLVGRGTAMLDDASRRPRVIGLGPVSDERVASLYAGAAAVVYPSSYEGFGLPVLEAMAAGAPVIASDASAIPEAGGDAALYFRSGDEQQLTGAINLVLSDPMKQADLRERGLRRAATMTWDRAAEATLAILAKAAAAA, encoded by the coding sequence GTGATCGGCTCCAAACTGCGCGTCGCGGTCGACGCGTGGAACCTGCCGCACGACCGCCGCGGCATAGGGCGATACGTGCGGGCGATCGTGGATTCGTGGCAGCGCAATGCGGCCGATCGCGTCACGCCGACGCTCATCATTCCGGAATGGCCGGCGTGGCTTCATGCCGCGCCGTACAGAGCGCAGCTCCCGAGCGGGCGCTTACCCATCGCGCATAGGAACGCTGCGAGGCCGGGCCGTTTCGACGTGGCTTGGTTTCCGTGGAACGGCATGTCCTGGACGACCGACCTGGTATCGGTCGCTACCCTCCACGACGCATCGCTTTTCGAGCTCCCGCCGAGCGACGCTGCGGCGGCGAAGAGGGAGCGAGCCCCGTTTCTGCTCGCGGCCGAACGAGCGCGACGCGTGATCACCGACTCGGAGTACTCAAAGGCGGAGCTTGAACGGCATATTCGGTTGCCGGCTGCGAACATCGATGTGGTCCACCTCGGTGTCGATCCCCACCTCACCGCCAAACCCGCGCTCTTTGACGGGGTGCGCCGCTATCTGCTTTTCGTGGGTGAGCCCGAACCGCGCAAAGGACTCGACCTGTTTCTCGCGGCGGCCAAGCAGCTGCCGGATTCCAGCCAGGACGGATTGGCGATCGTGCTAGTCGGCCGAGGCACCGCGATGCTCGACGATGCATCGCGCCGGCCGCGCGTCATCGGCCTCGGTCCGGTCTCAGACGAACGAGTCGCTTCATTATATGCGGGTGCGGCGGCGGTCGTGTACCCTTCATCGTACGAAGGCTTCGGGCTGCCGGTGCTGGAGGCGATGGCGGCGGGAGCGCCGGTCATCGCATCCGACGCAAGCGCCATTCCGGAAGCGGGCGGCGACGCGGCACTGTACTTCCGGTCCGGCGATGAACAGCAGCTGACAGGCGCGATCAACCTCGTCTTGTCGGATCCCATGAAACAGGCTGATTTGCGGGAGCGCGGACTGCGCAGGGCTGCAACCATGACCTGGGACCGCGCCGCCGAAGCGACCTTGGCGATTCTTGCAAAAGCCGCGGCGGCGGCGTAG
- a CDS encoding glycosyltransferase: MLVRTRRSKVAVHAPLYVRRMALRALLIMRPDAETRFGGDTVLVRDTAAALNAAGVQADVEYTADPDPRGYDIAHVFNVGQPEICAQQIAACERARVPIALSPVWLDLEEYTGRGLAQHRLFERLRDASRLERQLRVWRGRSAASFLSLRDRIRLARSRAAQADLLRRADVLLPNSTIEARDCLMRLGVREIPFVVVPIAADLTPSAYWQTSRSGVLCVGRIEARKNQTTTLLGLRNSPLTISVVGAAHDPWPFDAVASWSTNSHFLGAVDRETLLRLYGRCEVHVLASWVETAGIASLEAAAAGAKIVVGDRGAEAEYFEDDADYADPADPASIAAAVERARARPARARGDALDQRIARLTAQRGARATQQGYEVAIKRFAAAL, translated from the coding sequence ATGCTCGTACGGACGCGGCGGAGCAAGGTCGCGGTCCACGCGCCGCTGTATGTCCGCCGCATGGCGCTGCGCGCATTGCTCATCATGAGGCCCGACGCGGAGACTCGATTCGGCGGCGACACCGTGCTCGTGCGCGACACGGCCGCCGCCTTGAATGCTGCCGGCGTGCAGGCGGACGTCGAATACACCGCTGATCCTGACCCGCGCGGCTACGATATCGCGCACGTCTTCAACGTCGGCCAGCCGGAGATCTGCGCGCAGCAGATCGCCGCATGTGAACGGGCGCGCGTCCCCATCGCGCTCTCACCCGTGTGGCTCGATCTCGAGGAATACACCGGCCGCGGTCTTGCGCAACACCGCCTGTTCGAGCGCCTGCGCGACGCGTCTCGACTGGAGCGCCAGTTACGCGTGTGGCGCGGGCGATCTGCCGCGTCGTTCTTGAGCTTACGCGATCGAATCCGCCTCGCTCGTTCGCGCGCAGCGCAGGCAGATCTGCTTCGCCGGGCAGACGTGCTGCTGCCGAACAGCACGATTGAAGCGCGCGACTGCCTCATGCGCCTCGGCGTGCGCGAAATTCCGTTCGTCGTCGTGCCGATCGCCGCCGATCTCACGCCTTCGGCGTATTGGCAGACATCGCGCAGCGGCGTTTTATGCGTGGGTCGGATCGAAGCGCGCAAGAATCAGACCACCACGCTCCTCGGGCTGCGCAATAGTCCGTTGACCATCTCGGTGGTCGGTGCGGCGCACGATCCATGGCCGTTCGATGCGGTTGCGAGCTGGTCGACAAATTCGCATTTTCTGGGAGCGGTCGACCGCGAGACGCTGCTCCGCCTCTATGGCCGATGCGAGGTCCACGTCTTGGCATCGTGGGTGGAGACGGCCGGCATCGCGAGTCTGGAAGCGGCCGCGGCCGGCGCAAAAATCGTCGTAGGCGACCGCGGTGCTGAAGCCGAGTATTTCGAAGACGATGCCGACTATGCGGATCCGGCCGATCCAGCATCCATCGCGGCTGCCGTCGAGCGAGCGCGAGCCCGGCCGGCGCGCGCACGCGGTGATGCCCTCGATCAGCGCATCGCGCGGCTCACCGCGCAGCGCGGCGCGCGCGCGACGCAACAAGGCTATGAAGTGGCGATCAAGCGATTCGCGGCGGCTCTGTAG
- a CDS encoding NTP transferase domain-containing protein, with protein MIDALVTAGARLPPELRRRFGTHIKALVPIGGATLVDRTIAAIRGVAGVSRITVVGPAEMRPRINVDRFVDETESGEKNLLAGLAAIVGERTLLCASDMPFVSAGALDDLLARAPSSAAIVYPIYTRAEFDAAYPGGRSAFARLADGEFTGGSAFVIRGAVLRERTELISKAFGARKNLFALATVLGAALTLAFVRGAVRVAQIEARASALLGGDVVALRGADPALALDCDDESDFAFAQAIYERAAL; from the coding sequence GTGATCGACGCGCTCGTCACCGCCGGCGCACGCTTGCCGCCCGAGCTTCGGCGCCGGTTCGGCACGCACATCAAGGCGCTCGTTCCCATCGGCGGGGCCACGCTCGTCGATCGGACGATCGCGGCAATACGGGGCGTGGCAGGCGTGTCGCGTATCACCGTCGTCGGCCCGGCGGAGATGCGGCCCCGCATCAACGTCGACCGGTTTGTCGATGAGACGGAGAGCGGCGAGAAGAACCTGCTGGCCGGTCTTGCGGCGATCGTAGGCGAGCGCACGCTGCTCTGCGCTTCCGACATGCCCTTCGTGTCGGCAGGAGCGCTCGATGATCTGCTCGCTCGCGCGCCGAGCTCGGCCGCTATCGTCTATCCTATATATACGCGGGCGGAATTCGATGCCGCGTATCCCGGTGGCCGCAGCGCGTTCGCGCGGCTCGCGGACGGCGAATTCACGGGCGGCAGCGCATTCGTGATCCGCGGCGCGGTGCTGCGCGAGCGTACGGAACTCATATCCAAGGCGTTTGGAGCTCGCAAGAATCTCTTCGCGCTCGCGACGGTCCTCGGCGCCGCGCTGACGCTCGCATTCGTGAGAGGCGCGGTTCGCGTCGCGCAGATCGAAGCGCGGGCGAGCGCCCTGCTCGGCGGCGACGTCGTCGCGCTGCGCGGTGCCGACCCTGCGCTTGCGTTGGATTGCGACGACGAGTCGGATTTCGCGTTCGCGCAAGCGATATACGAACGAGCGGCTTTGTGA